In Caproiciproducens sp. NJN-50, the following are encoded in one genomic region:
- a CDS encoding UDP-N-acetylglucosamine 1-carboxyvinyltransferase — protein MDKFVIKGECRLSGEVTISGAKNAAVAIIPAAILSDGVCRIENVPDITDVSSITGILYDMGAKIRTIDRSTFEIDPGPIRTHVVSDELARHIRGSYYLMGALLGRFHHAVVTMPGGCDFGVRPIDQHLKGFLALGAKYKLENGMVDVSADHLSGASIYLDVVSVGATVNIMLAAVKAEGTTIIENAAKEPHIVDLANFLNSMGADIRGAGTDVIKIYGVQHLNGTTYSIIPDQIEAGTYMVAAAATSGDVLVKNVIPKHLESISAKLEEMGVKVEEFDDSIRVVRDGVLNKCNIKTMPHPGFPTDMHPQIAVLLSIAQGTSIVNESVWDNRFRYVEELKRMGAQISVDGKLAVIEGVDHLNAAPVRAVDLRAGAAMIIAALCARGTTQIEDIRHIERGYENVESKLRMLGADIRRIHIPDTESAKVV, from the coding sequence TTGGATAAATTCGTAATTAAAGGCGAATGCCGTCTTTCCGGTGAGGTTACCATCAGCGGAGCAAAAAATGCAGCGGTGGCAATCATCCCGGCGGCAATCCTTTCTGACGGCGTGTGCCGTATTGAAAATGTCCCCGATATCACAGATGTTTCGTCTATTACCGGCATCTTATATGATATGGGCGCCAAAATCCGTACAATTGATAGGTCCACCTTCGAGATTGATCCAGGTCCGATTCGCACCCACGTTGTTTCGGATGAGTTGGCGAGGCATATTCGCGGCTCTTATTATTTGATGGGAGCCTTGCTTGGGCGTTTTCACCATGCGGTTGTTACGATGCCGGGCGGCTGCGATTTCGGCGTGCGTCCGATTGACCAGCATTTAAAGGGCTTTTTGGCGCTGGGCGCAAAATACAAGCTGGAGAACGGAATGGTCGACGTCTCCGCCGATCATCTCAGCGGAGCCAGCATTTATCTTGACGTTGTTTCGGTCGGAGCCACGGTAAACATCATGCTTGCCGCGGTCAAGGCCGAGGGGACAACCATCATTGAAAACGCCGCCAAAGAGCCGCACATCGTTGACCTCGCCAACTTTTTGAATTCCATGGGAGCCGATATCCGCGGGGCCGGTACGGACGTAATTAAAATCTATGGAGTTCAGCATTTGAATGGCACAACCTATTCCATCATTCCCGATCAAATCGAAGCCGGAACTTATATGGTGGCCGCCGCCGCCACCAGCGGGGATGTTCTGGTTAAAAATGTGATTCCGAAACATCTGGAGTCCATTTCTGCCAAGTTGGAGGAAATGGGGGTCAAGGTGGAGGAATTTGACGATTCTATCCGCGTGGTACGCGACGGAGTTCTGAATAAATGCAATATTAAGACCATGCCGCATCCTGGATTCCCTACGGATATGCATCCTCAGATCGCAGTCCTTCTCTCCATTGCACAAGGGACAAGTATTGTAAACGAAAGCGTATGGGACAACCGTTTCCGTTATGTTGAAGAACTGAAACGGATGGGGGCTCAGATTTCCGTTGACGGCAAACTGGCCGTGATAGAAGGTGTCGACCATCTGAATGCCGCCCCCGTCCGTGCGGTTGATCTTCGTGCAGGGGCGGCAATGATTATTGCCGCTCTCTGTGCCCGCGGCACCACGCAGATTGAGGATATCCGTCATATTGAACGCGGATACGAAAATGTGGAAAGTAAGCTGCGCATGCTGGGAGCGGATATTCGCCGGATTCATATCCCCGATACCGAATCGGCCAAAGTTGTTTGA